Proteins encoded together in one Candidatus Woesearchaeota archaeon window:
- a CDS encoding DUF1189 domain-containing protein → MNPLKAFILVLLKSLNPKYYMDLLDKDFSKSIKYFCSLLLFSFLLMAFLAVPSLLIIKSNMDKQVLDISKLKISADFETAEPIHIPENSPIITLDTSGSETLDEEAFLITDKYILYNLLGRKGEIGSTEFDFTKDRENFKNKLLIVLLAFLPSIFFFYYIAYGLKYLLILLMVSFLGYAFSHTTKNKLRFTDSLKLSFYTCTWMVLIEILSIPFFVKSYLLAYTPLIGLHFSVLAITAYLTVYVTSVRMYTRR, encoded by the coding sequence ATGAATCCGTTGAAAGCCTTTATCCTGGTCTTACTAAAATCATTAAATCCTAAATATTACATGGACTTGCTGGATAAGGATTTTTCAAAGAGCATAAAATATTTTTGCTCCCTGCTTTTGTTTTCTTTTTTATTGATGGCTTTTCTTGCTGTTCCTAGCCTGCTGATAATCAAGTCTAACATGGATAAACAGGTTTTGGACATATCCAAGCTGAAGATTAGTGCAGATTTCGAGACTGCAGAACCGATACATATCCCGGAAAACAGCCCGATAATCACTTTGGACACTTCAGGAAGCGAGACACTGGATGAAGAGGCATTTCTTATAACAGACAAATATATACTGTATAACCTTCTCGGCAGGAAAGGCGAAATCGGAAGCACTGAATTTGATTTTACTAAGGACAGGGAAAATTTTAAGAATAAACTGCTGATAGTGCTGCTGGCTTTTCTGCCAAGCATATTCTTTTTCTATTATATTGCATACGGGCTGAAATATCTCCTGATTTTACTGATGGTTTCCTTTCTTGGCTATGCTTTTTCCCATACAACCAAAAATAAGCTTAGATTTACCGATTCGCTGAAGCTTTCATTTTATACATGCACATGGATGGTGCTGATAGAAATCCTGAGCATACCTTTTTTTGTGAAGAGCTACCTGCTGGCGTACACCCCCCTGATAGGGCTGCATTTTTCTGTTTTGGCGATTACAGCATATCTGACTGTTTATGTGACCTCTGTCAGGATGTATACAAGAAGATAG
- a CDS encoding methyltransferase domain-containing protein, whose product MTYYDEISKGYEELHKEEQLKKVGLIKSIIKINPGNKLLDVGCGTGLTTEPWNCRRYGIDPASRLIARARQKHRIEYKVAPAENIPYPDNYFDWVISITAIQNFEDIEKGLKEIRRVGKGRFVLTALKRSRKIERICGLIYRYFNIREEIEEDKDLIFIA is encoded by the coding sequence ATGACTTACTACGACGAAATCTCAAAGGGCTATGAAGAGCTGCATAAGGAAGAGCAGCTTAAGAAGGTTGGGTTGATTAAGAGCATTATAAAAATAAATCCAGGTAATAAGCTGCTTGATGTTGGCTGCGGTACAGGGCTTACCACAGAGCCATGGAATTGCAGAAGATACGGCATTGATCCCGCATCCAGGCTGATTGCCAGGGCAAGGCAAAAGCACAGGATTGAATATAAAGTTGCGCCTGCGGAAAACATCCCTTATCCTGACAATTACTTTGACTGGGTTATTTCTATAACTGCAATCCAGAATTTTGAAGATATAGAAAAAGGGCTAAAAGAGATAAGAAGAGTTGGGAAAGGAAGATTTGTTCTTACAGCGCTGAAAAGGAGCAGGAAGATTGAAAGAATATGCGGGCTGATATATAGATATTTTAATATAAGGGAGGAAATTGAGGAAGACAAGGATTTGATATTTATTGCTTAA